Within the Mycobacterium gordonae genome, the region GGGATGAGTGTCGCGGTCTTCCAGTTCGTCAAGAGCGCGAAGTGGAAGGTGGGCGAGGAAACCGCATTTCGCGAGCTCGGCCAGCTGCACGAGCGCACTGGTGTGGGCGGTGCGGTCGAATGGCACAAGATGGGTTCGGGCTGGTCCTGGATACGCAAGTCTCGCAAAGCCGGCAGCGAAGTCGACCACGCCGCCGCGGCCGCCGACGGCTGGGCCGAGATCCGGCGGCGGCTGGCAGAGCAACGGCATGACTTCTATGTCCTCGACGAGTTCACCTACCCGCTGAAGTGGGGTTGGCTCGATGTCGAGGAAGTGGTGGAAGCGCTGGGGGAACGGCCCGGTCACCAGCATGTGGTGATCACCGGCCGCGATGCCCCGCCTCGCCTCGTCGAGGCCGCCGACCTGGTGACCGAGATGGGCAAGGTGAAGCATCCGATGGACGCCGGCCGCAAGGGGCAGAAAGGCATCGAGTGGTGAGCGCCAGGTGACCTCGACACCCGCGGTCGTCATTGCCGCCCCCGCATCGGGCAGCGGAAAGACCACGCTGGCAACGGGTTTGATCGGAGCACTGCGCCGGGCCGGCCACCAGGTGGCGCCGTTCAAGGTCGGCCCGGACTTCATCGACCCCGGCTACCACGCGCTGGCCGCCGGGCGGGCCGGCCGCAACCTCGACCCGGTGATGGTGGGGGACAAGCTGATCGGCCCGCTGTTCGGCCACGGTGCCCGCGGTGCCGACATCGCGGTGGTCGAAGGGGTGATGGGCCTGTTCGACGGCCGGATCGGCCCCGACGTCACCGGTGCTGCGACGGGATCGACCGCGCACGTCGCGAGACTGCTCGGTGCGCCGGTGATTCTGGTGGTCGACGCGCGCGGTCAGAGCCACAGCATCGCCGCACTGCTGCACGGGTTTTCCACCTTCGACCCGCAGACCCGGATCTGCGGTGTGATCCTCAACCGGATCGGCACGGCCCGGCACGAGCTGGTGCTGCGGCAGGCCTGTGAACAGGCGGGTGTCCCGGTGCTGGGCGCAATTCCGCGAACCGCCAAATTGGAGCTTCCGACAAGGTATCTGGGCCTGGTCACCGCGGCGGAGTACGGTCGGCATGCTCAGCAGGCGATCGAGGCGATGACGGATCTGGTGACGCGTCACGTCGATCTCGCCGGCGTGGTGGCGACCGCCGGCAGCCGCGTCGGCGCCCCGCCGTGGGATCCGGCAACCGTCGTCCGGCCCGTCGGGTGTCGGGTTCGGGTCGCCCTGGCCGCAGGCAAAGCGTTCACCTTCGGGTACGTCGAACACGCCGAGTTGCTGCGGGCCGCCGGCGCGCAGGTCGTTGAGTTCGATCCGCTCAGCGACGTCCTGCCCGAGGCGACCGACGCCGTACTGCTGCCCGGCGGATTCCCCGAACAGTTCACCGCGGAGCTGTCCGCCAATGACGTCGTGCGGCGTCAGATCGCCGCACTGGCGGCCGCCGGCGCCCCCGTGCATGCGGAGTGCGCCGGCCTCATTTATCTGGCCGACGATCTGGACGGATTTCCGATGTGCGGCGTGTTGGCCGGGTCGGCGCAGTTCACCCAGCGACTCACCCTGGGTTACCGGGACGCGGTGGCCGTTGCCGACTCGTCGCTGTACGCGGCCGGACAGCGAGTGGTGGGGCACGAATTCCATCGGACCACGGTCACCTTCGCAGACAGCTACCAGCCGGCCTGGGTGTACCGGGGCGGGGGCGTGGATCGCAAACACGACGGCGCCGTCCACGGCGGTGTGCACGCTTCGTATCTGCATACTCATCCGGCGGCGGCGCCCGCCGCGGTGGCTCGTTTCGTCGCCCATGCGGGCAAGGCGCGGGCGTAGCGCGACATTAAGCTTGGGCGGTGACCGAGAGCCCCTATCTGGTGGGACTGAGACTGACCGGCCGAAAGGTCGTCATCGTCGGCGGGGGAGGCGTCGCTCAGCGCCGGTTACCGCTGCTCATCGCCAGCGGCGCCGACGTGCATGTCATCTCCCGCGGCGCCACCGCGGCAGTCGAGGCGATGGACGGGATCACCCTGTCGCTGCGCGAATACCGCGACGGCGACCTCGACGGCGCCTGGTATGCGCTGGCGGCCACCGACGACCCGCAGGTGAACGAGGCGATCGTCGCCGAGGCCGAACGGCGCCACGTCTTCTGCGTTCGCGCCGACATTGCCGTCGAGGGAACCGCGGTCACGCCGGCGTCCTTCACCTACGCGGGACTGTCGGTGGGTGTGCTGGCCGGCGGCGAACACCGCCGTTCGGCCGCCATCCGGTCCGCTATCCGGGAGGCACTGCAGCAGGGCATCATCACGGCAGAGAGCTCCGACTGGAGTTCCGAGGACGTCGTGCGCGGCGGGGTGGCGCTGGTCGGCGGCGGTCCGGGTGATCCCGAACTGATCACCGTCCGTGGCCGCCGACTGCTCGCCCAGGCCGATGTGGTGGTCGCCGACCGGCTTGCCCCGCCGGAACTGCTGGCCGAGTTGTCGCCGCATGTCGAGGTGATCGATGCGGCCAAGATCCCCTACGGCCGCGCGATGGCCCAGGACGCGATCAATGACGTGCTGATCGACCGTGCCCGGGCCGGCAAGTTCGTGGTGCGGCTCAAAGGGGGCGATCCGTTCGTGTTCGCCCGGGGGTATGAGGAAGTCCTGGCGTGCGCGGAAGCGGGAATTCCGGTGACCGTGGTGCCGGGTGTGACGAGTGCCATAGCTGTGCCCGCTCTGGCCGGAGTTCCGGTCACCCACAGGGCGACAAATCACGAGTTCGTGGTGGTCAGCGGCCATTTGGCGCCCGATCATCCCGAATCGTTAGTGAATTGGGACGCTTTGGCAGCAATGTCGGGCACCATCGTTTTGCTGATGGCGGTCGAACGGATCGAACTATTCGTCGCCGCGTTGCTGAAAGGCGGTCGACCTGCGGATACTCCGGTGATTGTGGTGCAACACGGAACGACAGCGGCGCAGCAGACGTTGCGGGCGACCCTCTCAGACACGCCGGAGAAGGTCCGAGCGGAGGGTGTTCGACCTCCCGCGATCATTGTTATCGGGCCCGTCGCAGGCTTCCGCGGCGTTCGGGGTTTAAACAATTCTTAAGATTACTGTAAGGTAACCCGCTATGACGGCTCTCAACGACTCAGAGCGGGCAATCCACCCTTGGACTGAGGGACGCTCGGAACGTTCGGCCCAGGAGCGTCCCACTCGAACAGTGGAGACCCCTTTGCAGCGCATGAGCAGGTACTACCCGACGTGGCTACCGTCACACCGGTTTATCGCCGCGGTGATCGCCATCGGCGGGATGCAGTTGTTGGCCACCATGGACAGCACCGTCGCCATCGTCGCGCTTCCTAAGATTCAGAACGAGCTCAGCCTTTCCGACGCCGGTCGGAGCTGGGTGATCACCGCCTACGTGCTGACCTTCGGTGGGTTGATGCTGCTCGGCGGTCGCCTCGGCGACACCATCGGGCGCAAGCGCACCTTCATCGTCGGTGTCGCGCTGTTCACCATCTCGTCGGTGCTCTGCGCGGTGGCCTGGGACGAGGTGACGCTCGTCATCGCCCGGCTCTCGCAGGGCGTGGGTTCGGCGATCGCCTCGCCGACCGGGTTGGCGCTGGTGGCGACCACCTTCCCGAAGGGCCCGGCGCGTAACGCCGCGACGGCGGTCTTCGCCGCCATGACGGCGATCGGGTCAGTGATGGGGCTGGTGGTCGGCGGCGCGCTGACCGAGTACTCCTGGCGGCTGGCGTTCATGGTCAACGTGCCGATCGGCTTGGTGATGATCTACCTAGCCCGGACCGCGCTGCGCGAGACCAACCGTGAGCGGATGAAGCTCGACGCCGCCGGAGCCATGTTGGCCACGCTGGCCTGCACCGCCGCTGTGTTCGCCTTCTCGGTGGGCCCGGAGAAGGGCTGGCTCTCGATCACCACCCTCGGCTCCGGTGTGGTGGCGATCGTGGCGGCTATCGCCTTCGCGATCGTCGAGCGCAGCGCCGAAAACCCGGTCATCCCGTTCCAGCTGTTCCGCGACCGCAATCGACTGGTCACGTTCACCGCGATCTTCCTGGCCGGCGGCGTCATGTTCAGCCTGACGGTATCCATCGGCCTGTACGTGCAGGACATCCTGGGTTACAGCGCGCTCGGCGCGGGCATCGGCTTCATCCCGTTCGTCATCGCCATGGGCATCGGCCTCGGGATCTCGTCGCAGCTGGTGTCGCGGTTCTCGCCGCGCGTGCTGACGATCGGCGGCGGCTGGCTGCTGCTGGGCGCGATGATCTACGGATCGATGTGCATGCACCGTGGTGCGCCGTACTTCCCGAACCTGGTGCTGCCGATCGTGATCGGCGGGATCGGCATCGGCATGGTGGTCGTCCCGCTCACACTGGCCGCGATCGCCGGCGTCGGTTTCGACCAGATCGGCCCGGTCTCGGCGATGACGCTGATGCTGCAGAGCCTGGGTGGGCCGTTGGTGCTGGCCGTCATCCAGGCCGTGATCACCTCTCGGACGCTGTTCCTGGGCGGCACGACCGGCCCGGTGAAGTTCATGAACGACGCGCAGTTGCAGGCTCTCGACCACGGCTACACCTACGGCCTGCTGTGGATCGCCGGAGCGGCCGTCATCGTCGGCATCGCGGCCCTGTTCATCGGCTACACGCCCGAGCAGGTGGCCCACGCCCAGGAGGTCAAGGAAGCGATCGACGCCGGGGAGCTGTAACGCACCCGGCTGGCCGTTCGAGTCGTCACACCAGCCCCACCAGTCTCTGGAAAATTCGGGTGTCTTGCTGCCCGCCTCTGCGCGACAGAACGAGCTGTCGCTACAAGGTGGGCAGCGCCGGTGCCAAAATTCCCAGGGGCCAGTGTGGCGCATGTGACTCGCTAGTGGTGGTTTCGCGCTGAGCCGGTGGGCGCGCAGGTCCCCGTGATTGCCGCGTCCCGTCGAGGCTGCGAATTTGCAGGGCTCTACTCGCACTTTCTCGGCAATTCTGCAGGCTCGATGATGCGCTGAGCCCTGGGTGGGCACCGCTTCGCGCCCCGGCCCGAGCCCGATGTGACGCCCGGCGCACTCGGGCCCCAAGTAGGCTTGCCGCCTGTGATCACCCGGATGTCCGAGCTGTTCCTGCGTACCCTGCGCGATGACCCCGCCGACGCAGAGGTGGCCAGCCACAAACTGCTGATCCGCGCCGGATACGTCCGACCCATCGCGCCCGGCTTGTACAGCTGGCTTCCGCTCGGCCTGAAAGTTCTGCGCAACATCGAACGCGTCGTCCGCGAGGAAATGGACGCGATCGGCGGCCAGGAGATCCTGTTCCCCGCCCTGCTGCCGCGCGCGCCCTACGAGACCACCAACAGGTGGACCGAATACGGTGACAGCGTGTTCCGGGTCAAGGACAGGCGCGGCAACGACTACATGCTGGGGCCCACCCACGAGGAGCTGTTCACCCTGACCGTCAAGGGCGAGTACAGCTCCTACAAAGACTTTCCGCTGACGCTGTACCAAATCCAGAACAAATACCGCGACGAGGCACGCCCCCGCGCCGGCATCCTGCGCGGGCGCGAGTTCGTCATGAAGGACTCGTACTCCTTCGACCTCGACGCCGCCGGGCTCAAGGCCTCTTACCACGCGCACCGCGAGGCGTACCAGCGCATCTTCGAGCGGCTCAGCGTGCGCTACGTGATCGTGTCCGCGGTGTCGGGTGCGATGGGCGGCAGCGCCTCCGAGGAATTCCTGGCCGAAAGCCCGGTCGGTGAGGACACCTTCGTCCGGTGCGTGGAGTCCGGTTACGCCGCCAACGTCGAAGCGGTCACCACTGCCCGGCCCGACGCACAACCCATCGAGGGCCTGCCCGCAGCCGAGGTCCACGACACCGGCGACACCCCGACCATCGCCACCTTGGTCACCTGGGCCAACGAGGCTCTGGACCGCACCGTCACGGCCGCGGACACCCTGAAGAACGTGCTGCTGAAGGTTCGCCAGCCCGGCGGTGACTGGGAGCTGCTGGCCATCGGTGTGCCCGGTGACCGCGAGGTTGACGACAAGCGGCTCGGCGCGGCGTTGGAACCGGCCGAGTACGCCCTGCTCGGTGACGCCGACTTCGCCAGGTACCCATTCCTGGTCAAGGGTTATATCGGTCCGAAAGCATTGCGGGACAACGACGTTCGTTATCTCGTGGATCCGCGGGTGGTGGACGGCACCAGTTGGATCACCGGCGCCGACGAGCCGGGCCGGCACGTGGTGGGTTTGGTGGCGGGCCGGGACTTCACCGCGGACGGCACCATCGAGGCCGCCGAAGTGCGCGAGGGCGACCCGTCTCCCGACGGCGCTGGACCGCTGGTGATGGCCCGCGGCATCGAGATCGGCCACATCTTCCAGCTCGGCCGCAAATACACCGACGCCTTCAGCGCCGACGTGCTCGGCGAGGATGGCAAGCCGGTGCGGCTGACCATGGGCTCCTACGGTATCGGGGTGTCGCGGCTGGTAGCCGTCGTCGCAGAGCAACACCACGACGCGCTCGGCCTGCGCTGGCCGGCCTCGATCTCCCCGTTCGGGGTGCATCTGGTGATGGCCAACAAGGATCCCGACGCCCGGGTGGGCGCCGCCAAGCTGGCCGCTGACCTGGACAAGATCGGGATGGACGTGCTGCTGGACGACCGCCAGGCCTCGCCGGGGGTCAAGTTCAAGGACGCCGAGCTGCTCGGCGTGCCCTGGATCGTCGTGGTGGGCCGCGGCTGGGCGGACGGCCGGGTGGAGCTGCGCAACCGGTACAGCGGGGAGACCAGCGAGCTGGCTGTCAGCGACTCGCTCACCACGGACCTGGTGGCGGCCATCAGCGCCTGACGGCGATCGCAAGCGCGGCATAGCCGGGCGCGGCGGGTCGCCGCCATCAAGCCCCGCGGCGATCGCAAGCGCGGCATAGCCGGGCGCGGCGGGTCGCCGCCATCAAGCCCCGCGGCGATCGCAAGCGCGGCATAGCCGGGCGCGGCGGGTCGCCGCCATCAAGCCCCGCCCCAGACCTACTCGTTGCCGCCCGGGAACGTCGAATTGATCGGCCAACCGCCGAGCACCTTGTTCCACCGCGCGGCCATCACCGCGCTCTGGGTCAGTGCGGTCGAGGCGAACGCACGATCCTCGGCGGTCTCGGCGTGCTCGACCACCGCCCGCCACGCCGTCGCCCCGTCGTTTTCCATCCGTGCCGCCAGCCGCGCCGCATCCGCCGGGCTGCCCACCGGCGAGGGCAGCTGATAACCGGCCGCGGCCGGTGCCGGGGTGACCTTGCGGGCAGTCAGCATCGCGATGACGTCGTCGCGACGCTGGCGGTGCTGATTGAGCGCCTCCACCACCAGGTCGTTGACGCTGGGCGGGGACAGCGCGGAGACGATGCCGTAGCCGTAGATGGTGCCGTGCTCGACCGCCAGCGCATCGCTGAGGGCCGCGACATCGGCGTCTTTACCGCCGGGACTCATATCGACGGGCCTCCGGGCACCAGGGCAACCTCGCAGGATGCGGTGCACGAGGCGGCGATCGAGGCGAGCAACCCGGCCCGGTAGCCCGACGAGGTCGACACCAGGCGGTTGGCGTCGTCCGCCGACTTGCGCAGCGAGTCGATCACGTCCGAGACCGGCGGCGCAGGCGGCGGCGGAGCCTGCGGCTCGGTCGGGCTGGGGGTGGCACTAGAGATGCTTGTTTCGCTGGTCGAGGAGACTAGCTTGCCGGCCGCGCGGGCAATCTCGGTGGACAGCGCCCGTGCGTGCGCGGCGCGCTGGGTAGCGACCACGGTCAGCGCGGCCGCGATCTGCGGGGGACTGCCGATCGCTCCGGCGGCCGCGGCGGCCAGCGCGCTGTCGCGCCGCGCCTGATCCAACGGGCCAACAAGCTCCTCGACGGCCGGGGACTTGGGCGCCGACTCGCCGCAGGCGGTTGCCGCCACCCCGAGTGCAGCGAGAGCGGCACCACCGGCGAGCACACGCCGCCGGCTGATGACGCGTACTGCTCTGGGCACGCCCCACATCCTGCCATCACCGGGCACCGCGGCAGCGCCAGCCACGACGCGGTCGAACGCCGACCCGGACCCGACCTGGGATCGCGACGTTGTTGAACGGGCGTCAGTAGCCGATCCTGGCGTATCGTGGGTAGCTGGCTCTCTGAGTTCGCTGTGAAAGCCGCGCGCACGCCGATTGACCGACAACTCAAGATGAGGAGCTCGCCGTGACCACCGGGCTACCTTCGCAGACGCAGGTGATCGAGCTACTGGCCGGAGAATTCGCGCGTGCCGGTTACGAGATTGAAGACGTGGTCATCGACAGCCGCATCCGCCCGCCGCGCATCACCGTGATCGCCGACGGCGACACCGCCCTGGACCTCGACACCGTCGCGACCCTGTCCCGCACCGCATCCGATTTGCTGGACACGCTGGACGGCAACGACGGCAACGACGGCAGTTCGGCCGCCTATGTCCTCGAGGTCAGCTCTCCCGGCGTGGAGCGCCCGTTGACCACCGAGAAGCATTTCCGTCGGGCACGGGGCCGCAAGGTGGATCTGGCGCTGTCCGACGGATCACAGCTGGCCGGCCGGGTCGCCCGCGCGGCCGGCGGCACGCTGTCGCTGGTGGTCCGCGCCGGACGCGAACCGGCGCTGCGGGAGATCCCGCTGGCCGACATCATCAAAGCGGTGGTCCAAGTCGAGTTTTCACCGCCGCCACACGCGGAGTTGGAGCTGTTGGATCGGGCAGAGGGGACGGAGGCCGGAGCATGAACATCGACATGGCCGCGCTCCACGCGATCGAGGTGGACCGGGGCATTTCGGTCAGTGAGCTGCTCGAGACGATCAAGTCTGCGCTGCTCACCGCCTACCGGCACACCGAAGGGCACCAGTCCGACGCCCGGATCGAGATCGACCGCAAGACCGGCGTGGTGCGCGTCATCGCCCGCGAGACGGACGAAGACGGCAACCTGATCAGCGAGTGGGACGACACGCCCGAGGGCTTCGGCCGCATCGCGGCCACTACCGCACGCCAGGTCATGCTGCAACGCTTCCGGGACGCCGAGAACGAGCGGACCTTCGGCGAGTTCTCCACCCGCGAAGGCGAGATCGTCGCCGGGGTCATCCAGCGTGACAGCCGGGCCAACGCCCGCGGCCTGGTCGTCGTCCGGATGGGCACCGAAGCCAAGGCGTCCGAAGGCGTGATCCCGGCCGCTGAACAGGTGCCCGGCGAGAGCTACGAGCACGGCAACCGGCTGCGCTGTTACGTCGTCGGTGTCAGTCGCGGGTCGCGTGAGCCGCTGATCACGCTCTCGCGCACCCACCCGAACCTGGTCCGCAAGCTGTTCTCCCTGGAAGTGCCCGAGATCGCCGACGGCTCGGTGGAGATCGTGGCTGTGGCCCGCGAGGCCGGCCACCGGTCCAAGATCGCCGTCGCCTCCCGGGTGCCCGGCCTGAACGCCAAAGGGGCCTGCATCGGGCCGATGGGGCAGCGGGTCCGCAATGTGATGAGCGAGCTGTCCGGCGAGAAGATCGACATCATCGACTACGACGAGGACCCGGCCCGGTTCGTGGCCAACGCGTTGTCGCCGGCCAAGGTGGTCTCGGTGTCGGTCATCGACGCCAACGCCCGGGCCGCCCGCGTGGTGGTCCCCGACTTCCAGTTGTCACTGGCCATCGGCAAGGAAGGACAGAACGCCCGGCTGGCTGCCCGCCTCACCGGTTGGCGCATCGACATCCGGGGTGACGCCCCGGGGCAGCCCGAACAGGGCGCCAGCCACGGGATGGCGCACGAGCACTGAGGCGTCTTCGCGCCGGCTGCCGAACTCGGTGGCATCGGTTCGGCTCAGATGCCGAGTTGTCGCTCGATCTGCGGCCAGTAGCGCAGACCGCCGGGGCTCAGCAGAACCCAGTCATGGAACCCGCCGGTGGCCAGGACGAAGCTGATCGGCGCCGCTGACCAGAGGGTCGATCAGCGCACGATCGCCGGCCTTGCCTGATAGATCTTGTTTCAGCCGAGCACGCTGACGCGGGATGCGCCGTCGGTCGGATCTGCGCGGAGATGTAGCCGGCCACTTTGGGCGCCATGGTGCCGCGCACCACCCTGCTGGATGAGCGGGTAGATCGGCACCTCGAAGGTCGCGCCGGTCCGGTAGGCCATCACGGAGTAGGCGAGCCAGTGGAGGATCATCGGCGGCAAGAATGCGCCCCCGTGCAGGGCGTCTTCGCCGGCCGGGTGAGCCGGGACGATCTCGACGACGCGCATCCCGTCGTAGCTGGTGTAGCGGACCGTTTCGCCCAGCAGTGCCTTCAGGAGCCGCGGCGGCGCGTCGCTGAAGAGCGGTGTCAGGTAGCCGCTGGCAGACAGCTGCTGAACCGGCGAGCCCAGCACCGAGTTCGATGCGGCTCAGCAGTGACTGTCTGCCGCTGCAGGCGGGATGCTCCGCGGCTGGGACCGGCTCGATGGCCGGTGACCCGAAGATCGCGGTCCACAACGCGTTTCCCAGAGCCGACAGGTTGGCGGCTTCCGCGCTGATGAAGACTCCGCGCTCGACTGCAGCCTCGATATCACCTCAGAGTGAAAGGCCGCGGCCAGGGCGCTCATCGCCGGAAATGCCAGACCATGCGTCGAGAACAGCTCCGCAATGGCCACCGGTGGTCCGCAGGAGTCCGGTACTGAACTGATGCGAATATCACGCTGTCGTCAGACGCGGGCGCCCGCGCCGCGCGGGTGGTTCTGACCACTGGTCGGGTGACGCTAGACTGAGCCGTGATCCAGCGCGAGCCTTCGGCCTCGACGCGCCAACGCCCGGGCACCCCCAGCGGACCGGTGCGGACGTGTGTCGGATGCCGGAAGCGAGAGCTGGCCGTCGAACTGCTTCGAGTGGTGGCTCGGTCAACCGGGAACGGCAACCACGCCGTGATCGTTGATCCAGCCGGAAGCCTGCCGGGGCGAGGTGCCTGGTTGCATCCCGGTCCGCAGTGCCTGCAACAAGCGATTCGGCGGCGGGCTTTCACCAGAGCGCTGCGCATCACCGGTTCACCGGACACATCCGCGGTGATCGAGCATCTGAGCTCGTCCCACCGCGCAACAGAACAGGTAGCAACGAACATGAGCACACCGTGAAGTCCCGATGACCATGCGTCATAGCTAAACCCGAGGCGCGGCCCCCTGCTGTCGCCTCATAGACAGGAGATGTAGTGGCAGGTAAGGCCCGCGTACACGAGTTGGCTAAGGAACTCGGTGTCACCAGCAAGGAAGTTCTCGCCCGGCTGACCGAACAGGGCGAATTCGTCAAATCGGCATCATCCACGGTGGAAGCACCCGTGGCCCGGCGGCTCCGCGAGTCGTTCGGTGGCGGCAAGTCCGCCGGCGGCGGTGCGGCGAAGAGCCCCCAATCAGCCCCCCCGGCCAGTGCCCCGATCGTCGCCAAGCCCGCCGAGAAGGCGGTGCCGTCGGCGACCGGTGCGGCACTCGACCGTGCGCTGGACAAGGCGGTGGGCAACGGCGCGTCCACCGGTGCCCCGGCCAAGCCGGCCGCTCCGAGTCGCCCGGCGGCCGCGGCCACTCCGGCCCCGCCGGCGCCGCCGGCCACACCGGCAGCCCCGGCCGCCCCACCGGCCCCGGCGGCCCCGGCGGCCAGAGCGAAGCCCGCACCGCCGGCCCCGCCGACGCCCGGCCCCGCGGCTCCCACGCCGGGACAAGCCGCCCCGCCGCAGGCCCCGCAACCGGGCGCGACGCCCGGACCGCGTCCGGGCCCGATGCCCAAGCCCGGCGTGCGCACCCCCCGCGTCGGCAACAACCCGTTCTCCTCGGCGCAGCCGGTGGACCGGCCGATTCCGCGTCCGCATCCGCAGGCTCCGCGCCCCGGCGCACCCCGGCCGGGCGCGCCGCGACCGGGCGGAGCCTCGCCCAGCAGCATGCCGCCGCGTCCCGGCGGCTCCTCCGGTGGGCCGCGTCCGCCGCGTACCGGCGCACCCCGGCCAGGAGGAGCCCGTCCTGGTGGCAGCGGCGGTCCCGGCGGAGGCGGCGGTGGTAACTACCGTGGCGGCGGCGGTGTCGGCGCGGCGCCCGGCGGTGGCGGCGGCTTCCGGGGTCGCCCCGGTGGCGGTGGCCCCGGCGCTGGCGGCGGTGGCGGTGGCGGCGGCGGCCGTCCCGGTCAGCGCGGTGGCGCGGCCGGTGCGTTCGGCCGTCCCGGAGGCGCGCCGCGGCGTGGCCGCAAGTCCAAGCGGGCAAAACGCGCCGAGTACGAGAACATGCAGGCGCCGGTCGTCGGTGGCGTGCGGTTGCCGCACGGCAACGGCGAGACAATCCGGCTGGCCCGCGGCGCATCGCTGAGCGACTTCGCCGACAAGATCAACGCCAACCCGGCCGCGCTGGTGCAGGCACTGTTCAATCTGGGCGAGATGGTCACCGCCACCCAGTCGGTTGGCGACGAGACGCTCGAGCTGCTGGGCAGCGAGATGAACTACAACGTCCAGGTCGTCAGCCCCGAGGACGAGGACCGCGAGCTGCTGGAGTCGTTTGATCTCTCCTACGGAGAAGACTCCGGGGACGAGGGCGATCTGCAGACCCGTCCGCCGGTGGTCACCGTCATGGGTCACGTCGACCACGGCAAGACCCGGCTGTTGGACACCATCCGTAAGGCCAGCGTCCGTGAGGGCGAGGCCGGTGGCATCACCCAGCACATCGGTGCCTACCAGGTCGGTGTCAACTTCGAGGGCAGCGAGCGGCTGATCACCTTCATCGACACCCCCGGTCACGAGGCGTTCACCGCCATGCGTGCCCGCGGTGCCAAGGCCACCGACATCGCCATCCTGGTGGTGGCCGCCGACGACGGCGTGATGCCGCAGACGGTGGAGGCCATCAACCACGCGCAGGCCGCCGATGTGCCGATCGTGGTGGCGGTCAACAAGATCGACAAAGAGGGTGCCGACCCGGCCAAGATCCGCGGCCAGCTCACCGAATACGGTTTGGTGGCAGAGGATTTCGGTGGCGACACGATGTTCGTGGACATCTCGGCCAAGCAGGGCACCAATATCGAGGCGCTCGAAGAGGCGGTGCTGCTGACCGCCGACGCGGCCCTGGACCTGCGAGCCAACCCCGACATGGAAGCTCAGGGTGTGGCGATCGAGGCGCACCTGGACCGCGGCCGCGGTCCGGTGGCCACTGTGTTGATCCAGCGCGGCACGCTGCGGGTGGGTGACTCGGTGGTGGCCGGCGACGCGTACGGCCGGGTGCGCCGGATGGTCGACGAGCACGGCGAGGACGTCGAGGAGGCGCTGCCGTCCCGGCCGGTGCAGGTCATCGGCTTCACGTCGGTGCCCGGTGCCGGTGACAACTTCCTGGTCGTCGACGAGGACCGCATCGCCCGCCAGATCGCCGACCGGCGCAGCGCCCGCAAGCGCAACGCCCTGGCCGCGCGCAGCCGTAAGCGGATCAGCCTGGAGGACCTGGACTCGGCGCTGAAGGAAACCAGCCAGCTGAACCTGATCCTCAAGGGCGACAACGCCGGTACCGTCGAGGCGCTGGAAGAGGCCCTGATGGGCATCGAGGTGGACGACGAGGTGGCGCTGCGCGTCATCGACCGCGGTGTCGGTGGCATCACCGAAACCAACGTCAACCTGGCGTCGGCCTCGGATGCGATCATCATCGGCTTCAACGTGCGTGCCGAAGGTAAGGCGACGGAGCTGGCCAACCGCGAAGGCGTCGAGATCCGTTACTACTCGGTCATCTACCAGGCGATCGACGAGATTGAGAAGGCTTTGCGCGGCATGCTCAAGCCGATCTACGAGGAGAACCAGCTGGGTCGCGCGGAGATCCGCGCCATCTTCCGG harbors:
- the cobO gene encoding cob(I)yrinic acid a,c-diamide adenosyltransferase, with amino-acid sequence MPRGKPIAVPEDGLTTRARRNVPVLVVHTGDGKGKSTAAFGMALRAWNVGMSVAVFQFVKSAKWKVGEETAFRELGQLHERTGVGGAVEWHKMGSGWSWIRKSRKAGSEVDHAAAAADGWAEIRRRLAEQRHDFYVLDEFTYPLKWGWLDVEEVVEALGERPGHQHVVITGRDAPPRLVEAADLVTEMGKVKHPMDAGRKGQKGIEW
- a CDS encoding cobyrinate a,c-diamide synthase — its product is MTSTPAVVIAAPASGSGKTTLATGLIGALRRAGHQVAPFKVGPDFIDPGYHALAAGRAGRNLDPVMVGDKLIGPLFGHGARGADIAVVEGVMGLFDGRIGPDVTGAATGSTAHVARLLGAPVILVVDARGQSHSIAALLHGFSTFDPQTRICGVILNRIGTARHELVLRQACEQAGVPVLGAIPRTAKLELPTRYLGLVTAAEYGRHAQQAIEAMTDLVTRHVDLAGVVATAGSRVGAPPWDPATVVRPVGCRVRVALAAGKAFTFGYVEHAELLRAAGAQVVEFDPLSDVLPEATDAVLLPGGFPEQFTAELSANDVVRRQIAALAAAGAPVHAECAGLIYLADDLDGFPMCGVLAGSAQFTQRLTLGYRDAVAVADSSLYAAGQRVVGHEFHRTTVTFADSYQPAWVYRGGGVDRKHDGAVHGGVHASYLHTHPAAAPAAVARFVAHAGKARA
- the cobA gene encoding uroporphyrinogen-III C-methyltransferase, which translates into the protein MTESPYLVGLRLTGRKVVIVGGGGVAQRRLPLLIASGADVHVISRGATAAVEAMDGITLSLREYRDGDLDGAWYALAATDDPQVNEAIVAEAERRHVFCVRADIAVEGTAVTPASFTYAGLSVGVLAGGEHRRSAAIRSAIREALQQGIITAESSDWSSEDVVRGGVALVGGGPGDPELITVRGRRLLAQADVVVADRLAPPELLAELSPHVEVIDAAKIPYGRAMAQDAINDVLIDRARAGKFVVRLKGGDPFVFARGYEEVLACAEAGIPVTVVPGVTSAIAVPALAGVPVTHRATNHEFVVVSGHLAPDHPESLVNWDALAAMSGTIVLLMAVERIELFVAALLKGGRPADTPVIVVQHGTTAAQQTLRATLSDTPEKVRAEGVRPPAIIVIGPVAGFRGVRGLNNS
- a CDS encoding MFS transporter, whose protein sequence is MTALNDSERAIHPWTEGRSERSAQERPTRTVETPLQRMSRYYPTWLPSHRFIAAVIAIGGMQLLATMDSTVAIVALPKIQNELSLSDAGRSWVITAYVLTFGGLMLLGGRLGDTIGRKRTFIVGVALFTISSVLCAVAWDEVTLVIARLSQGVGSAIASPTGLALVATTFPKGPARNAATAVFAAMTAIGSVMGLVVGGALTEYSWRLAFMVNVPIGLVMIYLARTALRETNRERMKLDAAGAMLATLACTAAVFAFSVGPEKGWLSITTLGSGVVAIVAAIAFAIVERSAENPVIPFQLFRDRNRLVTFTAIFLAGGVMFSLTVSIGLYVQDILGYSALGAGIGFIPFVIAMGIGLGISSQLVSRFSPRVLTIGGGWLLLGAMIYGSMCMHRGAPYFPNLVLPIVIGGIGIGMVVVPLTLAAIAGVGFDQIGPVSAMTLMLQSLGGPLVLAVIQAVITSRTLFLGGTTGPVKFMNDAQLQALDHGYTYGLLWIAGAAVIVGIAALFIGYTPEQVAHAQEVKEAIDAGEL